From the genome of Nitratidesulfovibrio sp.:
ATGCGCCCCTCGGTGGGTTTGTACAGCCCCGCCACGCAGTTGAAGGCGGTGGACTTGCCCGCGCCGTTGGGGCCGATGAGGCCGAGAATCTGCCCCCGGCCGATTTCCAGGCTCAGGTCGTTGACGGCGATAAGGCCGCCGAAGCGCATGGTCACATCCTGGACTTGCAGAAGGCTCATGGGCGTTCCTCCCGTGGCGATGCGGTGGCCGGGGCGCCGGGCGCAACTGGTATGCCCGGCAGGGCAGGCGTGTCGGGCGTGTCCGGTGAATCCGGCGGCGTGGTGGCGAACCGCGCGGCCAGCCTGTCGAATATCCGCAGCAGCGGCTCCGTAAGGCCGCGCGGCTGGTACAGCATGACGACGATCAGCACCACGCCGAGAATGATCAGGTGCAGCCCCGGCAAGGAGGATGAGAAGTAGATGCGGCTGAATTCCGTCACCGGGCGCAGCAGCAGGGCGCCGATGATGGGCCCGGCGATGGAGCCGCGCCCGCCGATCAGCGCGATGAACGCCAGCTCGAAGGAAAGGTCCAGCGTCAGCACGCTCTTGGGGTAGATGAACAGGGTCAGCTGGGCCAGAAAGGTGCCCGCCAGCGCCGTGAGAAACGACGAGATGGCCATGGCGGTGACCTTGTAGCGGGCCACGTTCACGCCCAGCGCCTGCGCGGCGTCCGGGTCTTCGCCGCCGCTCTTCAGGTAATAGCCCATCTTCGAGCGGGATATGGCCGAAGTCATGGCCAGCACCGCCACCAGCATGGTCAGGATGATGTAGTAGTACGGTTCCTTGCTGGCGAACTGAAAGGCCCAGAAGCTGCCCTCGCCCGCTTGCAGCGGGGGTATGTTCAGGCCGCGCGGGCCGTTCAGCTTCAGCGGGCCCAGCATGTCGATGTTCTCGACCATCACGCGGATGCCTTCCACGAAGGCCATGGTGGACAGAGCAAAGTACGCGCCGCGCATCTTCAGGGTGGGTTTGC
Proteins encoded in this window:
- a CDS encoding branched-chain amino acid ABC transporter permease, which translates into the protein MTQQKFKRNCLIAVTLAAFALPLAVRSATYLHILIILYLYAYMTTTWNLVGGFAGVLPLGHSVFVGIGAYTSTILWLQYGISPWIGMLVGAVLAAGVGYLIGKPTLKMRGAYFALSTMAFVEGIRVMVENIDMLGPLKLNGPRGLNIPPLQAGEGSFWAFQFASKEPYYYIILTMLVAVLAMTSAISRSKMGYYLKSGGEDPDAAQALGVNVARYKVTAMAISSFLTALAGTFLAQLTLFIYPKSVLTLDLSFELAFIALIGGRGSIAGPIIGALLLRPVTEFSRIYFSSSLPGLHLIILGVVLIVVMLYQPRGLTEPLLRIFDRLAARFATTPPDSPDTPDTPALPGIPVAPGAPATASPREERP